The proteins below come from a single Papaver somniferum cultivar HN1 chromosome 11, ASM357369v1, whole genome shotgun sequence genomic window:
- the LOC113320308 gene encoding cytochrome P450 714C2-like translates to MITNMLFSFILITLSILCYYLYEALWLKPEKLRNKLRNQGIMGQPPSFLSGNVSDMMRIKSMAAVSSNNQSSSSLSFTDDYMTSLFPHFEQWRKEYGTVFTYATGNVQHLYVGDPYLVKEISLCQTWALGKPLYLHKEIGPLFGNGVVRSNGKIWAHQRKTIAPEFFTDKVKGMVGIMVASTVPVLRLWEDEIEKQGGIAELRVDIDLTNISADIISKACFGSSFSKGKVIFSKLRDLVKAMSQTGLLVKIPALRYLPTKNNREVWRLVKEIRKLILKVAENRRQESIPERDLLHMILEGANNLGEETANDFIVDNCKNIYIAGDETVASVATWALLFLASHPQWQTLAREEVLQLVPEGCLPDAEMLHKMKILTMVLQETLRLMPPTSLIAREVFDDVQFGDIINIPEGINFWIPISTLHRNLEIWGPDANEFKPERFVNGILGATKVPHAYIMFGLGPRTCLGQKFAIAELKIMISLILSKFCFSSSPNYKHAPAFTIVIVPKHGLQLLVKKFSRNCKE, encoded by the exons ATGATAACGAACATGTTGTTTTCATTCATTCTGATTACTCTGAGTATTTTGTGTTATTATCTTTACGAAGCTCTATGGTTAAAGCCCGAGAAGCTCAGAAATAAGCTGAGAAATCAAGGAATCATGGGACAACCACCATCATTTTTATCCGGTAATGTTTCTGATATGATGAGAATCAAGTCAATGGCTGCGGTGTCTTCTAATAATCAAAGTTCATCATCATTATCTTTCACAGATGATTATATGACTTCACTATTTCCTCATTTTGAGCAGTGGAGAAAGGAGTATG GTACAGTATTTACGTATGCAACTGGTAATGTTCAACATTTGTATGTGGGAGATCCTTATTTAGTTAAGGAAATAAGCCTATGTCAAACATGGGCATTAGGTAAGCCTTTGTATCTGCATAAAGAAATTGGTCCTTTATTTGGGAATGGAGTTGTAAGGTCTAATGGGAAAATTTGGGCACACCAGAGAAAAACCATTGCACCCGAATTCTTCACTGACAAGGTCAAG GGtatggtggggataatggtggccTCTACTGTGCCAGTGTTGAGATTATGGGAGGATGAAATTGAAAAGCAGGGAGGTATTGCTGAGCTAAGAGTTGATATTGATCTGACAAACATATCAGCAGATATAATCTCAAAAGCATGTTTTGGGAGTTCTTTTTCCaaaggaaaagtgatattttcaaaGCTTAGAGACCTTGTAAAGGCTATGTCTCAAACCGGCTTACTTGTTAAAATTCCTGCTCTCAG ATATCTTCCAACAAAGAACAACAGAGAAGTTTGGAGACTAGTGAAAGAAATTCGAAAACTAATCTTAAAAGTTGCGGAAAATCGAAGACAAGAATCCATTCCAGAGAGGGACCTGTTACACATGATTCTTGAGGGTGCTAATAATCTGGGGGAAGAAACTGCAAATGATTTCATTGTAGACAACTGCAAGAACATATACATTGCTGGTGACGAAACGGTTGCATCTGTTGCTACATGGGCATTGTTGTTTCTTGCTTCACATCCACAGTGGCAAACTCTCGCTCGAGAAGAGGTGTTACAACTGGTTCCCGAAGGATGTCTTCCGGATGCAGAAATGTTGCACAAGATGAAGATA TTAACCATGGTGCTTCAAGAAACATTACGCCTTATGCCTCCAACATCGCTAATCGCAAGGGAAGTGTTTGATGATGTGCAATTTGGAGACATCATCAATATCCCTGAAGGCATCAATTTTTGGATTCCAATATCTACACTACACAGAAACCTGGAGATTTGGGGGCCTGATGCAAACGAGTTTAAACCAGAGAGGTTTGTTAATGGCATATTAGGTGCAACCAAGGTACCACATGCGTACATAATGTTTGGGCTCGGACCTCGTACCTGTTTGGGACAAAAATTTGCTATAGCTGAACTGAAGATTATGATATCACTTATACTTTCGAAATTctgtttctcttcttctcctaATTATAAACATGCTCCTGCATTTACTATAGTCATTGTTCCTAAACATGGATTGCAGCTACTAGTAAAGAAATTTAGCAGGAATTGCAAAGAATAG